The DNA region tggggacacaggtcagttcaggaatctgatggatgtgtggacacaggtcagttcaggaatctgatggatgtggggacataggtcagttcaggaatctgatggacgtggggacacaggtcagttcaggaatctgatggatgtggggacacaggtcagttcaggaatctgatggatgtggggacgtaggtcagttcaggaatctgatggacatagggacataggtcagttcaggaatctaatGGACGtgaggacacaggtcagttcaggaatctgatggatgtggggacgtaggtcagttcaggaatctgatggatgtgtggacacaggtcagttcaggaatctgatggatgtggggacgtaggtcagttcaggaatctgatggacatagggacataggtcagttcaggaatctgatggacgtgaggacacaggtcagttcaggaatctgatggacgtggggacacaggtcagttcaggaatctgatggacgtggggacacaggtcagttcaggaatctgatggacgtggggacacaggtcagttcaggaatctgatggatgtggggacgtaggtcagttcaggaatctgatggacatagggacataggtcagttcaggaatctgatggacgtgaggacacaggtcagttcaggaatctgatggatgtggggacgtaggtcagttcaggaatctgatggatgtgtggacacaggtcagttcaggaatctgatggatgtggggacgtaggtcagttcaggaatctgatggacatagggacataggtcagttcaggaatctgatggacatagggacacaggtcagttcaggaatctgatggatgtggggacacaggtcagttcaggaatctgatggacatagggacataggtcagttcaagaatctgatggacatagggacacaggtcagtcccggaatctgatggacatagggacataggtcagttcaagaatctgatggacgtggggacacaggtcagttcaggaatctgatggacgtggggacacaggtcagttcaggaatctgatggacgtagGGACATAGCTGTTTCTGCACCCAccacttcaggcttctgtacctcctgccagatggtagcagtgagaagagggtgggGATCCCTACTGAGTGATGCTGCCTTCTCGTAGATGCCATTATTGGTGGGGAGGGCAATGTCTGTGAGGGGCCAGGCCGGGTCCACCACCCTCTACAGCATCTGTCATTTTATTTGTTTCGAGATATAGAACCAACCCGGCCACCCCAATTtatccctaacctaatcacaggactattcacaatgaccaattaaactacccggtacatgggagggaagcagagcacctggggaaacccatgcattccacgggggcTGTACAGAGGACTGAGGGGTTGAATTTAGAACTCTGTaagagtgttgcactaaccactacattcCCACTGTGCATCACATGGGTGATGGTCTCACTGGGGTGGTCACAATTTGCAGGAACTTATACCTCACACATGGAATAGGTCGCTGCATCCTTCCTGGTCCGTCCCAAGTGACTGGGGGTTCTTGGAGTTTTCCCTGACAGGTTGAGCAAACTGGggcttttctctggagtgaaggaggagagaggtgtacaagatgacaagaggcattgatagagtggacaaccagagtcTTCTCCCAGGGCTAATATGattacataattttaaggtgattggaggtaaatataggggaatgtcagaggtaggtttttgttttacacagagaggggtgaatgtgtggaatgtgctgctaggggtggtggtaaaggcagatacattagcttCTGTAACCTTTGTTTTGACCAGACAGAGTTGTTAGCCCCAAGCTGGGGCAACGTTCCCTCAAGGTGAGCATGCAcatatcttttgctactagtgcacaaaaggttgtcaccctctacctcattggcacgttaagtatattttcacgatcgtacacaatcacatttccttttccggtttctgatgccgATGGcattgacaacatggagtttgggatgatttatctgcagattttagacTGGCTTGTTCATACTGTTttcattgaagaaattattcagtgcgcacaggttgttgtcactgggcaaaaaaattgtaCTGCACAAGATTTTTGTACAGACTGGTcatacaaattagagggaacattgagcTGGACtaatcttagtctggcctctaccctttgacctgtttggcatgggcaacccgaccaagagccaaagcgtaaagccctgactccagccaatggaGCCTGAGGCACATAAGCCTCcgaaccatgacaaggttgtggtcctcttggaggagtgatgggaaaatagaacataaaacagcacaGAACAGTCAAGCCCTTCatgttttacacagaatggtgggtgcacaGAACGTGCTGTagggtggtggtcgaggcagatacaataggagcATTTAggaaactctcagataggcacttgtgtgacaggaaaatggagggctatgtggaaggggaGGGTTAGCTTGATCTTGGAGATTAAAAAggttggaacaacattgtgggccgaagggcctgtactgtgctgtaatgttgtatGTTATTTCTAACAGAGATACAGAGCCACAGAGAACAAGTGGTAGCTGTGAAAGGGAAGCTTCTTGCAAAAGTTGTGCCTAACTTTATCAACTTATTGCCCAATCAATCTAAGCCTTCCTCCTAAcaacccacaaccctccattttccttacaccaatgtgcctatctaaaagtccctTATTAGCCTCTACCCCCATCCCTGGCAGTGTAATCCAGGCATTcatcactcactgtgtgaaagaAAATAATCCACCTCTGACACCTTGCCCTTACTTTGCTCCACTTTCCTTAAACAGATATCCGACGGTGCCGGCCATCATGGCCTAGCTGTCCCTCCTAATCTTGTAAACCCACTGCGGGGTCTATGCCTCGCTAAAGGGAATCAAGTAACAGAAGCAGCAGacacaccaggtcaggcagcgtctggaAGGGAACAAACAGTTGTTtgggtctgagacccttcaccaggaccgactgttcctctccatagacgctgcctggcccggCCCGGCCCGGCCCGCCGGGTCCCCCCGCGTTTTCTGTGGCTTTCCAGCACCCGCAGAAAGGCTTGTGTTACCGGCACCGTTACTGTGAGGCTCCTATAAAACTGTGCTGGAGCCCCAGTTCCTCCTCAGAGAGGTACTCGTCCTGCGGGAGGTTCTGTCAGCGGGCTGGGTTTCTTCCTGCGGCCACTCTCGGGAGGGCGGAAGGCCGGAAGGGAAAAGGAACAAGGCGAGTGAATACTGCATTAGATTCTGTCAGCTTAAAGGGAAAAGGTGACCCGGAATCTTTAGCGGGGCTCGGAAAGTGCAGAGGAATGGGAGGGGCAGGAGAGCGGCCTGGCGCTGCGGCAGCCCGGAGCTCTGGTGAGGGGGCAGCCCAGCGGGAGGAATCGGCGGCGGGGGCAGAGCGCCAGGGGCGGGGAGAGGCCCAGTCTGAGCCCGGGAGTGAGGCCAAGGCCCCGGGGTAAAGGGGAGGCAACGCTGGTCGGCCGGGGCTGTGTTAGTCGGGCTGGGCTGGGGGGGTGGACCGAGGCCTGAAGCGCTGCCTCGGACGTTCCTGGAGCACCGACCTCTCCTCCGGATTGCAGAGCAGAGTCTTGGCGGCGGCGGGTAACCGGGGAGGGGGGTCGGGCCGGGCCTCCCCCGTCCCCACTTACCGCCCTGACCTTTCCCCATTAACCCCACAGGAGGCGGCGAATGTGAGGCCCGGCGCCGACCGCCGTACCATGGAGCCAGGGCACTGGGCACAGGGCACCGCTGATGGGCTCACGGCCCCCGCAGGTACGCCGGGGGAGGGACCGGGAGGTGGGGAGCAACTGAACGGCTGACGCTGCGGGGTATCCCCGGGGAAGGAGGCTGATCCCGGCTGGtctagggtgggggggggggtaggaggcACCGGCAGTGGAGTTGGTGGTGTCAGGGTGGAGATCGGTGCGGTCAGGATGGAGATCGGTGCGGTCAGGATGAAGATCGGTATGGTCAGGGTGGGGATCGATGTGGTCAGGATGGAGATCGGTGTGGTGGTCAGGGTGGAGATCGGTGTGGCAGGGTGACGAGGGGTGTGGTCAGGACAGAGATCGGTGTGGTGGTCAGGATGGAGATTGGTGTTGTGGTCAGGGTGAGGTCCATGGGTGACAGGCCTATGTGAGATCCGTGGGAGCGGGTGGCAGTCTGGGTGAGGATCCATTGGGAGTATGGTGGTCAGGTTTAGGATCCATGGGGTGGGAGGTCCAGGTGAGACCCCTGTTGGAGGGGGGGAGGTCCAGGTGAGACCCCTGTTGGAAGGGGAGAGGTCCAGGTGGAATCTCTGTTGGGGGGGGAGGTCCAGGTGAGACCCCTGTTGGAGGGGGGGAGGTCCAGGTGAGACtcctgtgtggggggggggaggtccaGGTGAAACCCCTGTTGGGGGGGGAGGTCCAGGTGAGATCCCTGTTGGGTGGGGGGGAAGGTCAGGGTGAGGTCCATGGAGGAGGGGGGCAGGCCCAGGTAAGAGCCACATGTTAATGAAGGAGTTTAATCTGATTAatgtgaggtgatgtattttgcAAGTAAGTAATCATAACATGGTTCGGAAGATAGAGGCGGTGCTGGCCTTTGTTAATCGGGGCAGGGAGGTTATACCCCACATTTATATTGGTGAAACCTCacctggagtaatgtgtgcagttctggttaccacatGACAGGACACGTTTGATAATTCTGAAGAGAGGGCAGAGAGGTTTCACCTGGGATGGATCAAGAATTAGAATCTGGATTAGGTTTTCAGCACTCTCTTCTATGATGTGAATTTGTCGTTTTGGATAGGCATGAAGTTACTAGATATTAGAAGATTTATATATAGTGTAAAAAACGAGGAAGTGTTAATgcagcattcagaaatctgatggcagcaggaagaatctgttccctgaattactgagtgtgggtcttgtgACATTTCAttaatgaggagagactggaaggCTACATGTTTTCCCTGGAGCTGAGGGTGTTAAGGGGAAGGATGATTGAGGTATATAATTGTGAGAGGTTAATATAATTATGTTcgaatgcagaaaaaaaatcaaggcaagtgcaatgttggcattccttTCGAGAGGAcgagaatgtaaaagcaaagatgtaatgttgaggcttcataaagcactctgaggcctcacttggagtactatgagcagttttgggcccctttttctaagaaaggatgttctgacattggagagggttcagaggaggttcacaaaaatattctaggaatgaaagggctaccaTATGAGgaccaattgatggctctggacctgtactcactgcaattcagaagaatgaatggggatctcattaaaacctatagaatgttgaaaggccttgatagagtggatgtggagagagtgtctCTAGtattgggagagtctagaactagtgggcacagcctcagaatagagggacgtccattaagaacagagataagaagaaatttcttcagccagagattgggaattcgttgccacaggcggacgtagaggtcaagtcattgggcatagttaaggcagatgttgatagattcttgattagtcagagcaggaagagatacagggagaaagcaggagtttggggctgcgagggagatgaggagggatttcttgatgaaatggtgtagcagcctcaattctgctcctgtatattATGGTCGTatacttcccctttctgaataGAACAGGAGACTGTGATTGGGATGTTTTTCAGCACGGGATTGGTGGCcacgtggaatacactgccagagggagtggtggAGCTGAGTCACTGAAGGCATTAAAGTGACTCAATGAACACTTGTATCTCTTAGGCACAAATCACAggttttgaggaggtaaccaggacAGGTGAGGTAGCCAGTGCGATCCATGGACTTTACTGAACTTTTTGACATGGTGCATGGTGGGCTggtgtaagaccataaggcaaaatGGATTTGAGGTAAACTGGATTTCTGATAGGAAGGAGAGGGTAATACCGGTTGGGTGTTTGTGATTGGAAGTGTGTATCAAGTGGTGTACTACAGGGATTAGATCTGGGGCCTCATAATGGATGAGAATGTATGATGGGTCAATTTGTAGACGATGCAGATATTGTTGGAGTGATAGACAGTGAAGCTTATCCTGGAGTACTGTTGGACATAGATCACCTGGAAGGTTGGATGGGGCAGTCGCTgagggaatttaatgcagacgacTGTGAGGTAACGTTCTGTCAGCTTTCTGAGTGAGTTGTACACTGTAAGCTTCTGTGAAGCAGGCACTGGGACACCATTTATATCTCATACCTCTGTAGCCTCTCACTGGTTGGATCACATGCATCACTTTTATTTCCCAGCCAAATTAGACATATTTCCCCAGATTGCACTTCATTGGTAAATTCTTTGCCCACACAATCTGCTGTAAtccaattggaattggtttaccattgtcacatgtactgagacacagtgaaaaacttgtcctgcGAGCTGTTCGTACAGATCAGATCCTTACACAGTGCGCtaagatagaacaaggtaaatcaataacagaatgcagaataaagtgtaacagctactgaGAAAATGTAGTgtgggcagacaataaggtgcaagcaaGATTTAATGAGATAGGttatagattgtgaggtcaaaagtcgaTTTTCTTGTTCAAGggaatcattcaatagtcttacaacagcagatagaggctgtccttgagtcctcaggctttcgtatcttctgcccaatggagggGGGGCGGGAGAAGAAAGAAGGGTGTGTGTgggtgctggctgctttaccgaggcagtacgaagtgtagacagagtccgtggaggggaggccgGTTTCTGTGAACTGCTGGGCAATGACCACAGTTTctacacaagagaaaatctgcagatgctggaaatccgagcaacgcacacaaaatgctggaggtactcggcAAGCCAGGCAGtctctacggaaaaaagtacagtcgacatttcaagccgagacctttcagcaagactggagaaaaaaagatgaggggtagatttaaaaggtggggtggggtggtgagaaacacaaggtgatgggtgttcatcaaattctcaaacttctgttattgcctccctccctcttctccttcaccattctccatcccttttttcccctctctcactttatctctttgcccacccatcgcctccctctggtgctctttctctcttttctttcttccatggccttctgtcctctcctattagattccccctcctccagccctgtatctctttcaccaatcaacttcccagctctttgcttcatccctctccctcctagtttcacctatcaccttgtgtttctccctccccttccctcaacttttaaatctactcatctttttttctccagtcccaatgaaaggtcttggcccaaaacatcaactgtacttttttccacagatgctgcctggcctgctgagttcctccagcattttgtgtgtgttgctctgcagtttcttgttccAGCACCcagctgttatgcatccagataggatgctttcaaaGGTGCATTGAAAACAAATTGGCAAGAGTTGACAGGGTACTTTCCCACCTCTTTGTGCCTTCAGCAGGGCTACCAAACAAGCCTTCAGTAATCCAGCTCTCCTAACCACAAAGCGGTGTAGGTGTGTGGCAGCTGAACACGTTACATGTGTTAACCCAAAGTTGAGAGTACATTTTGACAGAGCTTCTGTGGACAGATCAGAGTGTTGCTTACTGTAGTGTGGGTAACAGTCGTGTTTGTGCTCCTTCCTGTGTCTCAGCTGTCACTGAAGGCGGCCTGGAGTACGAGGACTCGGGCGAACTGATCTGTGTGAATCAGGAGACTGTGGAGAAGCTGACAGAAGGGTTAATCTCTCACTATCTCCCGGATCTGAAGCAACTGAAAAATGCCCTCCAGGAACTGACGTACGTCTGTGAATGTATTCAGTCTCGGCCATTGATTGTTTCATTGGATGCTAAGTCTAAGGGAAATGGGGAGCATTGATATCCCCACAGAAAGTGGCAACGCAGGGAGTCAGAGGGGTATACGAGGCATACAGCAAACATACTTTCACCATTTGGAGTGTTGACCATAAaaggtccagaggagcttcacgagaatgcttctgggaatgaaagagttaacatatgatgagtgtgtgagtgatggctctgggcctatactcactggagtgtagaagaacggGGGGTGGAGGTGGAATGTCATTGAGTCCTAtcacatattgaaaggcctaggtagaatagatgtggagagatgtttcctatggtggaggagtctagaaccagaggacacagcctcagaatagagggacctccatttagaacagagataaggaggaatttctttatccagagggtgttgaatctgtggaattcattgccacagacggctgtggagtccaggtcattgggtatatttaaatggaggttgatgggttcttgattagtcaggctgtcaaaggttatggaagaaggcaagagaattgggttgagagggataataaatcagtctgatggaatggcggagcagattcgataggccgaatggcccacttctgctcttatgtctaatggtcttatggacttaaaggttgggatgtcatgttgcagctgtataaaacgttcagagtattgtgtgcagtgtcaGGTGTGGGTGGGGAGAATAGGTAGGAGAGGGGATTATCAAGTGTGAAGCAATTTGCTTTACTTGTGaaccacaaacaaaatgctggaggaactcagaaggtctggcagcatttatggaaaagagtacagacgatgttttgggccaagacccttcatcaagactggaaaggcgGGGGGGCgggtagaggccagaataagatggtaggGGTAGTGGGGTCAgagtaggtgacaggtgagaccaggtgagggggaaggtgagtgagtggggaTAGTGGGtcagagtacaagctgacaggtgataagtgagaccaggtgagggggaaggtgggtggtagGGGTAGTGGGGTCAGagtaagtgataggtgagaccaggtgagggggaggaattAAGtgagaatctattgtgtttacgATGTGCTTTCGGTATTGGGTGATTGTGAACGACCTGCCCCGTAGTTGAgcggagacccttcattaagactggaaaggcatacgggggggtgggggggtgggagaagccagaagccagaataaggtggtagcAGATTGACAGTCTGTTCCTCTGTGAATTCTAGCACCAGGCTTCTCGCTGGGAGTGAGTGTGTGGTGTCTGAAGTGGGGCTGAGAGCAGTGTCGGGCTTTCTCTCTCCTTAAATCTGTTTGTGTTCACATTTTAGACAAAATCAAGTGGTTCTGTTGGACACTTTGGAACAGCAGATCGCCAAATTCCGCGAGTGCCATCTGGTGCTGGATATCAACGCTCTAGTgagtacagtgtggaacagaggCAGTCGGGCAACAGAGAGAAATGGCTTCAGGGTCCAATTCTCCCCTGCCCCTACCAGCTCATTGGAAAAACTCTCCACTTGCCTACAACAGAGGCAAAGTTGAAGAGTAGCAGGGGTAACCGGGATCTCTGCTGCACTGCTCTGTATGTTTGTGGCTGCACCAACCCATGTCTCTCTGGTTCCAAGAGCAAAGTTACTCACTGGGTACTGGGGTGGGACACGCGGGATTCACAGGAGGAGAGGTTTCTCTGCTAATAATGTTAAAGGTTAAAAGGTGGATTTGCAATAAAATGTGCTTGGATAAATAAAtgctgggtcagacccacagcaGGATGGGAAATGTGACTTCTGCAATTTTTGATAATTAGGACGTAGATGCTATTTCAGGATTCTAGTTTGGTTAAAGTCAGTTCCAGTACACGagcgtaaaggagaatgaaattaaggatccagtgctttcccagcatacatGATGAATGAACTCTTCTCGGGCTGCCAGCCGGGTGCAGATAccgattttaactgatgtttcggACAAACTCTGCCCTCTttgtcagggatgatgcctgggcatctctagtccagtggtatgtaaaacacaataagtataaataatTGAGATAACAGATCCATAGATGCaatgcacaggagtgtctgtacgtaagggtctaacaggaaatgataaagtagtggtggttggggttgtggagggctgAGTTGGTGGCTGGATGTTTTGTTCAACATTGCTACTTGGGGAGACATGGAGCGAACATGATTGCTGGAGGATCTCGGCGGGGGAATGTTGGGCAGCATCTCTGGTGGCAAAGGAGTACATGATACTTCAGTCCAGGAGCTAGCAAAGGGCTTAGAACTGGTCCATTGCCGCAGTGGGAATGAGGTGTCATTGACTGGACTGGTCCCAGGAGAGTGGATGTACAGTGTGAGGAAAGGCTTGAATAGACCAGGCTTGTGTTTCCTGGTGTTTGGTGGAATTGGGAGTGATCTCAGAGCTCAGTTGACAGTGCAGGGTAAGttggatgtagggaggatgtgTGTCTGCCTAATGAGCCCAGAACCAGGGGCTCACACTCTTTGAAAAACAAGTGAGTCATGTtcgactgagatgaggagaaacttcttgccttggaaggtagtgaatctttggaattattGACCAGAGCATCTGTCTtcattggccttcagaaatctaagtattgaatacaggagttgggatattatgttgaagctgtaaaAGATGTTAGTGAAGCCTaaattagagtattgtgtgtggtTCAGGTGACCTACCCACAGGAGAAATAGCAATAAGATtgaaacagtgcagagaaaatttagaaggatgttgccaggagttTGCTACAGTGGTGGCCAGTCGGAGGTCGGAAGCCTGTGAAGGTTTGCTGATTAAGTACACTTTGTAGAAAAGGCAGTGGCTCACGACAGTTTGGAGCCTTGAGCAACGTCCAATCTGTAACTGATTGGCAAcaacaaattaaagtaaggctGGGACAGAGTTAGAGGGGAGTTTttgaggcttcagcaaggagaggcttCATTCAGAGAAGGCAAACAAGTAGGTAGAGTTCCCCCCAACACCCACCCCACAGTTcttccttctttatatctgcttaaCTGGACAGTAGAGATGCCTGGCGGGAGAGTTGAATGCTCCGGTGATTGGGGAtttcttgtgggatgtgggaaggcagggagacctccggtgTCTCTGAATACTACAACTGCAGGAAGTGCGTCCAGCTGCAGCCTCTAACAGTCTGCGTTAAGGAGTCGGAGCTGGAACCGGATGAACAGGTAATTTGGGGGGCTGAGAGAGTAATAGATAGGACATatggagaggtagttacacctaagATGCAGGACGCAGGACACTGggagacagtcaggaaggggaaaggggtgaaggagccagtgcagagtacccctgtggccgacCCCCTCAACAACGGgtacatcactttggatactgtctggGGAAATCACCTAACAGGAAAGACACAGTGATCcagtctctggcattgagtctgagTGACTCAGACGGaaggagtgagaacagatgtgctTTGGTGATTAGGGATTTGTTCACTGGGGAACAGACAGgatgttctgtgggtgagaatgagattcccagatggtgtgttacctcccgggtgccaggggcCAGGACATCTGGGATCGAGTCCtcggcattcttaagtgggagggtgaacagccagaagtcgtggtccatgcaggtaccaatgatgtgggtgggacgagtgacgaggttctgcactgGGACTTCAGAGGGTTAGGTGCtaggttaaagggcaggacctgcagggttgtgatctcaggattgccaccCACACCACGTACCAGCGAGGTCAGCACAGGGAAGATTTTACAGTT from Mobula hypostoma chromosome 13, sMobHyp1.1, whole genome shotgun sequence includes:
- the bloc1s6 gene encoding biogenesis of lysosome-related organelles complex 1 subunit 6 isoform X1, yielding MEPGHWAQGTADGLTAPAAVTEGGLEYEDSGELICVNQETVEKLTEGLISHYLPDLKQLKNALQELTQNQVVLLDTLEQQIAKFRECHLVLDINALFTEAKCYHDKLVNIRREMVMLHERTTRLKRRALKLQQQRQREVLEHEQQREKELERERQLVAKPAKLS
- the bloc1s6 gene encoding biogenesis of lysosome-related organelles complex 1 subunit 6 isoform X2 → MEPGHWAQGTADGLTAPAAVTEGGLEYEDSGELICVNQETVEKLTEGLISHYLPDLKQLKNALQELTQNQVVLLDTLEQQIAKFRECHLVLDINALRRALKLQQQRQREVLEHEQQREKELERERQLVAKPAKLS